From Paenibacillus sp. V4I7, one genomic window encodes:
- a CDS encoding efflux RND transporter periplasmic adaptor subunit, translating into MFTKWWTEDSSRNWTMKPLAALIVCSTLLLASGCSLLPKEQEEESLPTINPPKLSKKPEYTVKTETLETKVRGSGRLMALQEEKLFFSEDMSAKRISAILVKNGDSVEKGQPIAELDVSDLASDLKRKKLQTRKDELTMIETLRKADEMSPEQIEQAKIDFELKREELTKLETQVGKAQLLAPFSGTIVTVTAKKGDTVKSGESVATLADLNELTVAASISADDAKKVAIGMDVQVDINSAGQHKGKVKQLPNPQAGNNNNNGGFPGQGGQGEQDTIDNYLVVQLSEFPKGLNRGTPLSVTIITQRKENATTIPLAALRSYSGRNYVQVIDNQGNKKEVDVEIGQQTSTDVEIVKGLTAGQKVVGR; encoded by the coding sequence ATGTTTACGAAATGGTGGACGGAAGATTCGTCACGTAATTGGACGATGAAGCCTTTAGCTGCACTGATTGTATGTTCGACATTACTACTTGCTTCTGGATGTTCGCTTTTGCCTAAGGAGCAGGAAGAAGAATCGCTTCCGACGATTAATCCGCCTAAGCTTTCCAAAAAGCCTGAATACACAGTGAAAACGGAAACCCTTGAAACGAAAGTGAGAGGGAGTGGGCGGTTAATGGCTTTGCAAGAGGAGAAGCTGTTTTTCTCCGAAGATATGTCCGCCAAACGGATCAGTGCCATACTTGTGAAAAACGGGGATTCTGTTGAGAAGGGGCAGCCGATCGCGGAACTCGACGTCTCGGATCTGGCGAGCGATTTGAAGCGGAAGAAGCTTCAAACACGTAAGGATGAGCTGACGATGATTGAAACGCTGCGGAAAGCGGATGAAATGTCGCCGGAGCAAATCGAACAGGCAAAGATTGATTTTGAGTTGAAGCGTGAAGAACTGACCAAGCTTGAAACACAAGTGGGTAAAGCGCAGCTGCTCGCTCCGTTCAGCGGAACCATCGTCACTGTAACAGCCAAAAAAGGCGATACCGTGAAGTCCGGGGAATCCGTTGCGACTCTCGCCGATTTGAATGAACTAACCGTGGCTGCAAGTATTAGTGCAGATGATGCGAAGAAAGTAGCTATTGGCATGGACGTGCAGGTGGATATTAATTCGGCCGGCCAGCACAAAGGGAAAGTGAAGCAGCTGCCGAACCCGCAAGCTGGGAACAACAATAATAACGGCGGTTTTCCTGGTCAAGGTGGGCAAGGTGAGCAGGATACGATCGATAATTATCTGGTAGTTCAGCTTAGTGAGTTTCCGAAAGGACTGAATCGTGGAACACCGCTAAGTGTCACGATTATTACACAAAGAAAAGAAAACGCCACGACGATCCCTCTGGCTGCACTTCGCTCGTATTCGGGGCGGAATTATGTCCAAGTCATTGATAATCAGGGAAATAAGAAGGAAGTGGACGTGGAAATCGGTCAGCAGACGTCAACGGATGTGGAGATTGTAAAAGGTCTCACAGCTGGACAGAAAGTAGTGGGTCGCTAA
- the dapA gene encoding 4-hydroxy-tetrahydrodipicolinate synthase: MLREKDLNGIYVPIITPFDEEYEVDAASFYNLAYNLFQDEVDGLVVNGTTGESPTITNEEMAILFATAQAAREAAQVDVPLIVGTGTNVTLSTVKKTEAAGKLGADAVLVVVPYYNRPSQQGIIEHFRRAASVGVPVILYEVPHRTGVTLELDTVRTILELDGVIGMKDSTPNTRLVSELTRLGSKPVLCGEDSLLFAALSSGAKGVMSASANVMTERFVSFYRHFVAGQHEMSKQLFDELLPLIRLLFEEPNPAPLKWLLEQQGVIESGTLRLPLLSVTEGLQEKLADYLQK; encoded by the coding sequence ATGTTAAGAGAAAAAGACTTAAACGGGATCTATGTTCCCATTATTACGCCATTTGATGAGGAATACGAGGTGGATGCAGCCTCTTTCTATAATCTAGCTTACAATTTATTTCAAGATGAGGTAGACGGACTGGTCGTCAATGGAACGACAGGGGAATCGCCGACGATTACAAATGAGGAAATGGCGATCTTGTTCGCTACAGCACAAGCGGCTCGCGAGGCTGCGCAAGTAGATGTTCCGCTCATTGTAGGTACAGGAACGAATGTTACCTTGTCCACGGTGAAAAAGACGGAGGCTGCAGGGAAATTAGGGGCTGACGCCGTTTTAGTCGTTGTGCCTTACTATAATCGGCCGAGTCAACAAGGGATCATTGAACATTTTCGCCGGGCAGCCAGCGTTGGTGTCCCTGTTATTTTATATGAAGTACCGCATCGCACGGGTGTTACGTTGGAACTTGATACTGTGCGTACGATACTTGAACTCGATGGTGTCATAGGTATGAAGGACAGTACGCCGAACACCCGATTGGTGTCTGAGCTTACTCGTCTAGGCTCGAAACCCGTACTGTGTGGGGAGGACTCACTGCTTTTTGCGGCGCTTAGCTCCGGTGCTAAAGGGGTTATGAGTGCGTCAGCGAATGTAATGACTGAGCGGTTTGTTTCGTTCTATCGGCATTTTGTTGCAGGTCAACACGAAATGAGTAAGCAGCTATTCGATGAATTGCTGCCACTCATCCGATTACTTTTCGAAGAGCCTAATCCAGCACCTCTCAAATGGCTGCTTGAGCAGCAAGGTGTCATTGAATCCGGAACACTTCGCTTGCCGCTGCTTTCGGTGACAGAAGGCCTGCAGGAGAAGTTAGCCGATTATTTGCAAAAATGA
- a CDS encoding GNAT family N-acetyltransferase: protein MSTNHLTIRDASLEDLADIVRIYNSTIEGRMVTADTEPVTIASREGWFYEHSADFRPLWVLENGSGICGWLSFQSFYGRPAYNATAEVSIYVDEAFRGQGIGRYLMEHAIDASPKLGLKTLLGFIFGHNDPSLHLFRKFGFVNWAHLPGVAELDGIERDLIILGKRVG from the coding sequence ATGAGTACGAATCATCTAACGATCCGCGATGCCAGCTTGGAAGACTTAGCAGACATTGTACGAATTTATAATTCCACCATTGAAGGACGCATGGTTACAGCAGATACAGAACCCGTAACCATAGCCAGTCGCGAAGGCTGGTTCTATGAGCACTCTGCGGATTTCCGCCCTTTATGGGTATTGGAAAACGGCAGTGGCATTTGTGGCTGGCTCAGCTTTCAGTCCTTCTATGGCCGACCCGCCTATAACGCTACAGCGGAAGTCAGCATTTATGTCGATGAAGCTTTTCGCGGCCAAGGCATTGGCCGTTACCTGATGGAGCACGCAATAGACGCTAGTCCAAAGCTGGGACTGAAGACACTGCTTGGCTTCATTTTTGGCCATAACGATCCTAGCCTCCACCTTTTCCGCAAATTCGGCTTCGTCAACTGGGCTCATCTGCCTGGCGTTGCTGAACTTGACGGAATCGAACGCGACCTCATCATTCTTGGTAAACGTGTAGGATAA
- a CDS encoding ABC transporter ATP-binding protein, whose amino-acid sequence MARWFRKRSANGALAIDEEPHADERSSRLSQVHSPLLTVSAVHRSFQVGGQKLEVLKGIEMELNPLQLVMLKGRSGSGKTTLLNLIGGLDQPNEGEILFQEHAFHLSSDDERTLIRRKEIGFIFQSYALMPLLSAWENVELALRMAGIPRSQWKERVKHCLELVGLGKRMHHRPYELSGGEQQRVAIAKAIAHRPSLILADEPTAELDSQMGAQIMSVFRSIMKAEQVTICMTTHDPTILEVADHVYEMVDGRFVT is encoded by the coding sequence ATGGCAAGATGGTTTCGTAAAAGAAGCGCAAATGGCGCTTTAGCTATCGATGAGGAACCTCATGCTGATGAACGTTCCTCTCGTCTAAGCCAAGTCCATTCTCCGTTATTAACGGTAAGTGCTGTACACCGCTCTTTTCAAGTTGGAGGTCAGAAGTTAGAGGTTCTGAAAGGGATTGAGATGGAGCTCAACCCGCTGCAGCTAGTCATGCTCAAAGGCCGATCCGGCTCGGGGAAAACAACGCTGCTTAATTTAATTGGGGGGCTCGATCAGCCAAATGAGGGGGAGATTTTGTTTCAAGAGCATGCCTTTCATCTCAGCAGTGACGATGAACGGACGTTGATACGTCGCAAGGAAATTGGTTTTATTTTTCAATCCTATGCGTTAATGCCTTTGTTGTCTGCATGGGAAAATGTGGAGCTGGCGCTGCGAATGGCGGGGATTCCGCGTTCCCAGTGGAAAGAGCGAGTGAAGCATTGCCTGGAGCTCGTCGGACTTGGCAAGCGGATGCACCATCGTCCTTATGAGCTTTCCGGTGGTGAGCAGCAGCGTGTCGCGATTGCGAAAGCGATTGCACATCGGCCTTCCCTTATTCTGGCGGATGAGCCTACAGCTGAGCTGGATTCTCAGATGGGTGCGCAGATTATGTCCGTTTTCCGCAGCATCATGAAAGCCGAGCAAGTCACGATATGTATGACAACACATGACCCTACAATTTTGGAGGTTGCCGATCATGTTTACGAAATGGTGGACGGAAGATTCGTCACGTAA
- a CDS encoding dipeptidase: protein MIETIKTYLNEQRDQHIEELMQFLRIPSISAVAEHQPDMIRCAEWTAQSLKQAGLENIEIMATGGHPVVYADWLHAPGKPTVLVYGHYDVQPAEPLELWNTPPFEPVIQDGKLFGRGSTDDKGQLLLYAKAIEAFLRTHGSLPVNVKFCIEGEEEIASKHLPAFVEKYKDKLQADTIVLSDTQMQGPGKPALMYGLRGLAGFEITIDGANSDLHSGLFGGAVQNPIHALSKLLSSFHNENGRVAVEGFYDRVIELSDKEREAFKQVEPDANKVRSDLHVETLYGENGFSFYEQTTSRPTLEITSVSGGFQGEGIKPIIPNRASAKIACRLVAAQVPEEIMDAVENHIRALSMPGVKVTLDRQLRGNPFITPIDEPVMVAAAEAYEDTYGVWPVYTRSGGSIPIVEVLGRVLEAPVVLLGFGLPGENLHAPNEHFHLVNWDKGTETISRFWLNLAEMNK, encoded by the coding sequence ATGATAGAAACGATCAAAACCTATTTGAATGAGCAAAGGGACCAACACATAGAGGAATTAATGCAGTTTTTGCGGATTCCAAGCATAAGTGCTGTTGCCGAGCATCAACCAGACATGATTCGCTGTGCAGAATGGACGGCTCAGTCTTTGAAACAAGCCGGTCTTGAGAACATTGAAATTATGGCTACTGGGGGACATCCAGTTGTCTATGCAGACTGGTTGCATGCTCCGGGTAAGCCAACTGTACTAGTCTACGGACACTATGATGTTCAACCGGCCGAGCCGTTAGAACTGTGGAACACTCCTCCTTTTGAGCCCGTGATTCAAGATGGCAAACTATTTGGCCGCGGAAGCACTGATGATAAAGGTCAACTACTGCTTTACGCCAAAGCGATTGAGGCTTTTTTACGAACACACGGCAGTCTACCTGTTAATGTGAAATTTTGTATTGAAGGCGAAGAAGAGATCGCGAGTAAGCATCTACCAGCATTCGTGGAAAAGTATAAAGATAAATTACAAGCCGATACCATTGTTCTTTCCGATACTCAGATGCAAGGACCAGGAAAACCTGCACTTATGTATGGTCTTCGCGGGCTTGCTGGGTTTGAAATTACGATTGATGGCGCAAATAGTGACCTTCATTCTGGCCTGTTTGGCGGCGCGGTTCAAAATCCAATTCACGCTTTATCGAAGCTGCTAAGTTCCTTCCATAATGAGAATGGTCGAGTAGCGGTCGAAGGCTTCTATGATCGAGTCATTGAACTATCGGACAAAGAGCGCGAAGCCTTTAAACAAGTAGAACCCGACGCGAACAAGGTTCGATCGGACTTACATGTTGAGACCTTATATGGCGAAAATGGGTTCTCTTTCTACGAACAAACGACTTCAAGACCGACCTTGGAAATCACATCCGTAAGCGGCGGCTTTCAAGGTGAAGGCATTAAACCAATCATTCCTAATCGAGCTAGCGCTAAAATAGCTTGCCGTCTCGTTGCGGCACAAGTACCCGAGGAAATCATGGATGCGGTTGAAAATCATATCCGCGCCCTCTCTATGCCTGGCGTAAAAGTAACCCTAGACCGCCAGCTGCGCGGAAATCCTTTTATCACGCCAATTGACGAGCCTGTAATGGTAGCAGCTGCGGAAGCTTATGAGGATACCTATGGCGTTTGGCCTGTGTATACTCGAAGCGGAGGTTCAATCCCAATTGTTGAAGTGTTGGGACGCGTATTAGAAGCACCCGTAGTGCTGCTTGGCTTTGGTCTACCAGGTGAAAACCTGCACGCGCCGAATGAGCATTTCCATTTGGTCAATTGGGACAAAGGAACAGAGACCATCAGTCGTTTTTGGTTAAACCTTGCCGAGATGAATAAATAA
- the pyrE gene encoding orotate phosphoribosyltransferase, whose protein sequence is MSQLETIAQHIAASLLDIEAVALRPQQPFTWTSGLKSPIYCDNRLTMSHPAIREAIADGFAALIQEKFPDAEVVAGTATAGIPHAAWVAQKLGLPMIYIRDKAKGHGKENLIEGTVKPGQKVIVIEDLISTGGSSLKAAIAVKEAGAVALGVLAIFSYQLDKATDAFQDADMPLYTLSNYSTLLEVALEKGKIKQEDMELLRSWRSNPAAFGVDL, encoded by the coding sequence ATGAGTCAACTCGAAACAATCGCGCAGCATATTGCAGCGTCATTATTAGATATCGAAGCAGTAGCACTTCGACCGCAGCAGCCTTTTACGTGGACTTCTGGCCTCAAGTCGCCAATCTATTGTGACAATCGTCTGACAATGTCACACCCAGCTATTCGCGAAGCGATCGCTGACGGCTTCGCAGCTTTGATCCAAGAGAAATTTCCGGATGCTGAGGTTGTTGCTGGTACGGCAACAGCGGGGATTCCTCATGCCGCTTGGGTAGCTCAGAAGCTAGGTCTCCCGATGATCTACATTCGTGATAAAGCCAAAGGACATGGCAAAGAGAACTTGATTGAAGGCACTGTGAAACCAGGTCAAAAGGTGATCGTGATTGAGGATCTTATCTCTACGGGTGGCAGTTCTTTGAAAGCAGCTATTGCAGTCAAAGAAGCTGGCGCTGTAGCGCTGGGCGTGCTGGCGATTTTCTCCTATCAGCTAGATAAAGCAACAGATGCGTTCCAAGATGCTGATATGCCACTGTACACTCTTTCCAATTACTCCACACTGCTTGAAGTGGCTTTAGAGAAGGGGAAAATCAAACAAGAAGACATGGAATTACTTCGTTCTTGGAGATCAAATCCTGCTGCATTTGGTGTAGATCTGTAG
- a CDS encoding RidA family protein, producing MNRTRVFTGSPWEPLVGYCRAIRVGNRIEVAGTTAMRDGEVVGEGNPYVQAQFVLQTIEQALQELGGQMSDVIRTRMYVTDISLWQEFGKAHGEFFRDVQPVATMVEVKALIDPLLLIEIEVEALLMEETENGLK from the coding sequence ATGAATCGGACTAGAGTATTTACAGGTTCTCCATGGGAACCTCTAGTAGGATATTGCCGGGCGATTCGGGTGGGGAACCGCATTGAGGTTGCTGGCACAACAGCAATGAGGGATGGAGAGGTCGTTGGCGAAGGTAATCCGTATGTGCAAGCACAATTCGTCCTCCAGACGATCGAGCAGGCGCTGCAAGAACTTGGGGGGCAAATGTCAGATGTCATTCGAACGCGGATGTATGTAACGGATATCTCCTTATGGCAGGAATTTGGCAAGGCACATGGGGAGTTTTTCCGTGACGTTCAGCCCGTGGCGACGATGGTTGAAGTGAAGGCTTTGATAGATCCTTTGTTGTTGATAGAGATTGAGGTTGAAGCTCTGTTGATGGAGGAAACTGAGAATGGCTTGAAGTAA
- a CDS encoding response regulator transcription factor, giving the protein MNPITILIADDEAEIADLIELHLEKEGYRCVKVANGQEAISAIQTNSIDLAILDIMMPILNGYEATRQIRAEYHLPIIFLSAKTTDLDKITGLVSGADDYVTKPFNPMELVARVNAQLRRSTQFNQPKQAGKLTLEAGGLVINPEARTVFVYGKPIELTPKEFDILYLLASYPKKVYSAENIFQQVWGDAYYEGSNTVMVHIRTLRKKLGEDIHKNKLIKTVWGVGYTFNG; this is encoded by the coding sequence ATGAATCCGATCACAATTCTGATAGCGGATGATGAGGCAGAAATTGCCGATCTGATTGAGTTGCATTTAGAAAAAGAGGGTTACCGCTGCGTGAAAGTAGCTAATGGGCAGGAAGCTATTTCTGCTATTCAAACGAATTCCATTGATTTGGCGATTCTAGATATTATGATGCCTATATTAAATGGCTATGAAGCAACAAGGCAAATTCGAGCTGAGTATCATCTGCCTATCATTTTTTTAAGCGCCAAAACGACGGACCTTGATAAGATTACAGGACTGGTAAGCGGAGCGGATGATTATGTAACCAAACCGTTCAACCCGATGGAATTGGTTGCTCGCGTGAATGCTCAACTGAGGCGTTCCACACAGTTTAATCAACCAAAGCAAGCGGGCAAGCTTACTTTGGAGGCAGGCGGACTGGTCATCAATCCCGAAGCACGAACCGTATTCGTTTATGGCAAACCTATTGAACTGACTCCAAAAGAGTTTGATATTTTATATCTGTTAGCCAGTTATCCAAAGAAAGTGTATAGCGCGGAAAATATCTTTCAACAGGTGTGGGGCGATGCCTATTATGAAGGGAGCAATACAGTCATGGTACATATTCGTACCTTGCGGAAGAAGCTTGGAGAAGACATTCATAAAAACAAACTGATTAAAACAGTTTGGGGGGTGGGGTATACATTCAATGGCTGA
- a CDS encoding GNAT family N-acetyltransferase has product MTYAFDVMNLHRIEANIMPRNTASLKVVEKLGFYLQHANYVVVTDPLMKQKVYDASYKQYKIQSSSAVIAVLGDLEAYKDSARINEGLFHLGFSSKQELDSEVQQVTHFYEERGEPFKRDEAIRNASLSAMLFMLTAKEQGWDTCPMIGFEADKLIEALQLEERYVPVMLITIGKEDTSS; this is encoded by the coding sequence ATTACCTACGCTTTTGATGTAATGAATCTACATCGGATTGAAGCCAATATCATGCCTCGAAACACGGCATCTCTGAAGGTCGTTGAGAAGTTGGGCTTTTATTTACAACATGCTAATTATGTTGTTGTTACAGACCCTTTGATGAAACAGAAGGTGTATGATGCGTCCTATAAGCAATACAAAATTCAGAGCTCGTCCGCAGTTATTGCGGTCCTTGGCGATTTGGAAGCATATAAGGATTCTGCGAGAATAAATGAAGGACTTTTCCATTTGGGATTCTCTAGTAAACAAGAGTTAGATTCCGAAGTACAGCAAGTGACACATTTCTATGAAGAACGGGGAGAGCCGTTCAAGCGAGATGAAGCGATTCGGAATGCAAGTCTATCCGCCATGTTATTTATGCTTACGGCGAAAGAGCAGGGTTGGGATACTTGTCCGATGATCGGTTTTGAGGCAGACAAGCTCATTGAGGCTCTTCAATTAGAGGAACGTTACGTTCCTGTTATGTTAATTACGATTGGGAAAGAAGACACGTCCAGCTAG
- a CDS encoding D-alanyl-D-alanine carboxypeptidase family protein: MKKWVFWLVILVLLGYGAAQHKLKVVNDKPPEENKQAQEVTLQMNELKVTKDQIYKGNLLLVNKDHPVPPSGEESEAVNLFQHKELLNGFIVLDKSIRLSPSLVQKFSTMIGAAEKDGVSRFLISSGYRDNKEQNKLYQQMGADYALPAGYSEHNLGLSLDIGSTQAEMSQAPEGKWLKKNAWRFGFIVRYPADKTAITGIQSEPWHFRYVGLPHSAVMQEKNFVLEEYLDYLKENKTITTIVDHQTYKISYHPLSKNTTIPVPANGRYQLSGNNMDGVIVTMYP, from the coding sequence ATGAAGAAGTGGGTTTTTTGGCTTGTTATACTTGTATTGCTCGGCTATGGAGCTGCTCAACACAAACTGAAAGTCGTTAACGATAAACCACCGGAAGAAAACAAGCAAGCTCAAGAGGTGACTCTTCAAATGAACGAGCTTAAAGTAACAAAAGATCAGATTTATAAAGGCAATTTGTTGTTGGTCAATAAGGATCATCCTGTACCTCCAAGTGGCGAGGAGTCCGAAGCGGTCAATCTGTTTCAACATAAGGAACTGCTGAACGGTTTCATCGTGCTGGATAAATCGATTCGATTGTCACCGAGTTTGGTGCAAAAATTTTCTACAATGATTGGGGCCGCAGAAAAAGATGGGGTTAGCCGATTTTTAATCAGCAGCGGTTATCGGGATAATAAAGAACAAAATAAGCTCTATCAACAAATGGGTGCTGATTATGCATTACCAGCAGGCTACAGCGAACATAATTTGGGGTTATCGCTTGATATTGGATCTACGCAAGCGGAGATGAGTCAAGCACCTGAAGGAAAATGGCTGAAAAAAAACGCATGGCGTTTCGGCTTTATCGTGCGTTATCCGGCTGACAAAACGGCAATCACAGGTATTCAGTCTGAGCCCTGGCATTTTCGGTACGTTGGTTTGCCGCACAGCGCTGTCATGCAGGAAAAGAATTTTGTCCTCGAAGAATATTTGGATTACTTGAAAGAAAATAAGACCATCACGACTATTGTAGATCACCAAACCTATAAAATCTCTTACCATCCTCTCTCCAAAAACACAACTATCCCTGTGCCAGCGAATGGTCGCTATCAGTTATCAGGCAACAATATGGACGGTGTCATTGTGACCATGTATCCATAA
- a CDS encoding VanZ family protein: MKPKIMLKDITIQVFFTLYVYTLFKIILFKFGSMDMTFLWKQLKISLGNPDYISMQFQKGNLIPFKEISSTIHDISSHGLINLVGNFAIFMPYGILLGLMLRNKKISVIDAFILSLGLSLILECAQAIFSIGRYDVDDLILNSSGGLIGFITFKLFTMLVTSSSAKQARGSSI, translated from the coding sequence ATGAAACCTAAGATAATGTTGAAAGATATTACAATTCAAGTATTCTTTACCCTTTATGTGTACACGTTATTCAAAATTATTCTATTTAAGTTCGGCTCAATGGATATGACATTTCTCTGGAAGCAGCTTAAGATAAGTCTGGGAAACCCTGATTATATCAGCATGCAATTTCAAAAAGGTAATCTGATTCCCTTTAAAGAAATATCCAGTACAATTCATGATATATCGAGTCATGGTTTGATTAACCTAGTTGGGAATTTCGCGATCTTCATGCCGTACGGTATTCTTCTTGGTTTAATGTTAAGAAACAAAAAAATATCAGTTATAGATGCGTTTATTCTTTCATTAGGTTTAAGTCTGATCCTGGAATGCGCGCAGGCCATTTTCTCTATTGGACGTTATGATGTAGATGATCTCATACTAAATTCAAGTGGGGGCTTGATCGGTTTCATTACTTTCAAATTATTCACAATGTTAGTTACTTCATCAAGTGCTAAACAAGCAAGAGGTAGCTCCATCTGA
- a CDS encoding YjfB family protein, translating into MLVNINSVLTAISGGDALKQAVGIQLLSKVSDMQAASSSTLIQDFAKSQQLVTASATPHLGGNLDIRI; encoded by the coding sequence GTGCTCGTAAATATCAATAGTGTTCTGACTGCAATTAGCGGTGGAGATGCATTGAAGCAAGCCGTTGGCATTCAGCTTTTAAGCAAAGTAAGTGATATGCAAGCAGCTTCATCTAGTACATTAATACAGGATTTTGCTAAATCCCAACAGCTGGTTACCGCTTCTGCGACACCGCATTTGGGTGGTAATCTCGACATCCGCATATAA
- the pyrF gene encoding orotidine-5'-phosphate decarboxylase, translating to MVALDYANAEGAEGLLKQLEGIPCYVKVGMQLFYAAGPGFVASLKDRGYKVFLDVKMHDIPNTVKGGAESVTRLGVDVFNVHAAGGKQMMEAALEGVDKGLVTGAVRPIVIGVTQLTSTSVQVLNDEIGLTGTVEQAVIRYARLAHAAGLQGVVASPLEVTAIKAACGDGFVTVTPGIRPAGADVGDQSRIMTPAEAFAQGTDYVVIGRPITGAADPRAAIEAIIDSIV from the coding sequence ATGGTCGCTTTGGATTATGCTAACGCAGAAGGTGCTGAAGGGCTGCTAAAGCAGCTCGAAGGCATCCCGTGTTACGTGAAGGTGGGCATGCAACTGTTCTATGCTGCGGGTCCCGGCTTCGTCGCGAGTCTGAAAGATCGCGGCTACAAGGTGTTCCTCGATGTGAAGATGCATGACATTCCGAACACAGTCAAAGGCGGCGCGGAAAGCGTGACGCGCCTTGGGGTTGACGTGTTCAATGTCCATGCTGCCGGAGGCAAGCAGATGATGGAAGCCGCCTTGGAGGGTGTCGACAAGGGGTTAGTAACTGGAGCTGTACGTCCGATCGTGATCGGCGTGACGCAGTTGACCAGCACCAGCGTGCAGGTGCTGAATGATGAGATCGGCCTGACCGGTACGGTTGAGCAGGCCGTCATTCGCTATGCCCGCTTGGCGCATGCTGCGGGGCTGCAGGGTGTTGTCGCGTCACCGCTAGAGGTGACAGCGATTAAGGCGGCGTGTGGTGACGGGTTCGTCACCGTGACGCCAGGCATTCGCCCGGCTGGAGCCGACGTGGGTGACCAGTCGCGCATCATGACGCCGGCTGAGGCGTTCGCGCAGGGGACGGATTACGTCGTGATCGGTCGACCGATCACAGGCGCAGCGGATCCAAGAGCAGCAATTGAAGCGATTATCGATTCAATCGTGTAG
- a CDS encoding LysR family transcriptional regulator, which translates to MDLTYFRTFREVARRKSFTRAAEELGYAQSSITMQIQKLEREYGVPLFERYGRQLRLTAPGESLLKLVLQMLDLYDQSKEMITSEVSGTLTIGTINSLAAYYLPPYLHVLKQLYPGLNIQLFPDSEASLITKVREGDYDIGLILDRYPADTALACTKVREEPLVLVAPLEHPLTKRAQIQLTDFQQAEFIVTEEGCIYRGMFEKLLKDHAVPLQIGFELGNLETIKHCVMNGLGIALLPQIAVQNELEQGKLAHLPFSHSDLKLDLQLLLHPKKWMSQPLQTFIQQLTQE; encoded by the coding sequence ATGGATTTAACCTATTTCCGAACCTTTCGGGAGGTTGCACGGAGAAAGAGCTTTACACGAGCTGCCGAAGAATTGGGCTATGCGCAATCCAGTATTACGATGCAAATTCAGAAGCTGGAACGAGAGTATGGCGTACCATTATTCGAAAGATATGGACGTCAGCTTCGATTAACAGCACCTGGTGAAAGCTTGTTAAAGCTGGTCTTGCAAATGCTTGACCTCTATGATCAATCCAAAGAAATGATAACAAGTGAGGTTAGCGGAACACTGACCATCGGTACGATTAACTCACTCGCAGCTTACTATTTACCGCCCTATTTACATGTACTGAAACAGCTTTACCCTGGTCTTAATATCCAGCTCTTCCCTGACAGTGAAGCTTCGCTTATTACCAAAGTAAGAGAAGGGGATTATGATATAGGGCTAATATTAGATCGTTATCCGGCAGACACCGCACTTGCATGCACGAAAGTCAGAGAAGAACCTTTGGTTTTGGTAGCACCGCTTGAGCATCCGCTAACGAAGCGAGCACAAATACAGCTAACTGATTTTCAACAAGCCGAATTTATCGTTACTGAAGAGGGCTGCATCTATCGAGGTATGTTTGAAAAGTTACTAAAAGATCATGCTGTCCCGCTTCAAATTGGATTTGAGCTCGGTAATTTAGAAACAATTAAGCACTGCGTCATGAATGGCCTTGGCATCGCCCTGCTGCCCCAAATTGCCGTACAGAACGAACTGGAACAAGGGAAACTTGCCCATCTTCCTTTTTCACATTCGGACTTAAAACTGGATCTTCAACTGCTGCTCCACCCCAAAAAGTGGATGTCCCAGCCCTTGCAAACATTCATTCAACAACTGACTCAAGAATAA